A single genomic interval of Streptomyces graminofaciens harbors:
- a CDS encoding carbohydrate ABC transporter permease, producing the protein MTTTDTPRKVDTDSVPAVSRKRPRGAASGGLRRAIAPTALLWVLAALYGIPVLWFVLSSLKPAGDLFSLPLTLFPDDPTVSGYKEAWASANFSGYFINTIIVCVIATILTVGVSCCTGYALAKYDNKWLKAFFVCILATTMLPAEVMLAPLFLVVRDLGLYNSLSGIILPALLTATGCFMFRQFFLTVPDELIEAARIDGAKELSIFLRIMVPLSRPIMLTLAILSFQWRWNDYIWPLLMLNDPEKFTVQIGIQSLVGAQNINWSVLLGGSVISMVPLIVVFLVFQKYVMNADINAGLKD; encoded by the coding sequence ATGACAACCACAGACACACCGCGCAAGGTCGACACCGACTCCGTGCCGGCGGTCTCCAGGAAGCGGCCCCGCGGCGCGGCGAGCGGCGGCCTTCGGCGCGCGATTGCCCCGACCGCTCTGCTGTGGGTCCTGGCGGCCCTCTACGGGATTCCGGTGCTGTGGTTCGTCCTCAGCTCCTTGAAGCCGGCGGGAGACCTGTTCTCCCTTCCGCTGACGCTGTTCCCGGACGACCCCACCGTGTCGGGTTACAAGGAAGCGTGGGCAAGCGCCAACTTCTCCGGGTACTTCATCAACACGATCATCGTGTGTGTGATCGCCACGATCCTCACGGTGGGCGTCAGCTGCTGCACCGGATACGCGTTGGCCAAGTACGACAACAAATGGCTCAAGGCCTTCTTCGTCTGCATCCTGGCCACCACGATGCTGCCGGCCGAGGTCATGCTCGCCCCGCTGTTCCTGGTGGTCCGCGACCTCGGCCTCTACAACTCGCTCTCCGGCATCATCCTCCCGGCCCTGCTCACCGCGACCGGGTGCTTCATGTTCCGCCAGTTCTTCCTGACGGTCCCCGACGAGCTCATCGAGGCCGCCCGCATCGACGGCGCGAAAGAGCTGTCGATCTTCCTGCGGATCATGGTGCCGCTCTCCCGGCCCATCATGCTGACGCTCGCCATCCTGTCGTTCCAGTGGAGGTGGAACGACTACATCTGGCCGCTGCTGATGCTGAACGACCCCGAGAAGTTCACCGTGCAGATCGGCATCCAGAGCCTCGTCGGCGCGCAGAACATCAACTGGTCGGTGCTGCTCGGCGGATCGGTCATCTCCATGGTCCCGCTGATCGTCGTCTTCCTGGTGTTCCAGAAGTACGTCATGAACGCCGACATCAACGCCGGACTGAAGGACTGA